From a single Adhaeribacter swui genomic region:
- a CDS encoding NeuD/PglB/VioB family sugar acetyltransferase, whose amino-acid sequence MQNPVIILGAQKLGTAALDIFQSNNVIVYCFLDDEVKLHQTEVNNITVMGTTDDPEFLKILGKKCEVFVAAEETATRKSLINLLKDEYQATPVNAIHKFTAVSENAWLGHGNLINAGAVINANARINNYCIIQSRALIESGAELADFVQVGAGAIVSADVTVEEGAFIGAGAVIVAGIKIGKKARVGAGAVVVADVPANQTVFGNPAQKV is encoded by the coding sequence ATGCAGAATCCTGTAATTATTCTCGGCGCTCAGAAACTGGGTACCGCGGCTCTCGATATTTTTCAAAGTAACAACGTAATTGTGTATTGCTTCCTGGACGACGAAGTAAAGTTGCACCAAACCGAAGTAAACAACATTACAGTAATGGGTACCACCGACGACCCGGAATTTTTAAAAATTTTAGGTAAAAAGTGCGAAGTGTTTGTAGCTGCCGAAGAAACTGCCACCCGCAAAAGCTTAATTAATTTACTTAAAGACGAATACCAGGCTACCCCGGTAAACGCCATCCATAAATTTACGGCCGTATCCGAAAACGCCTGGTTGGGTCACGGGAATTTAATTAACGCCGGAGCCGTAATTAACGCCAATGCCCGCATCAATAACTATTGCATTATTCAATCACGTGCCCTGATTGAATCCGGCGCGGAGCTGGCCGATTTCGTGCAGGTAGGAGCCGGTGCTATTGTAAGTGCCGACGTAACCGTAGAAGAAGGTGCCTTTATTGGGGCTGGAGCGGTAATAGTAGCTGGTATTAAAATCGGTAAAAAAGCCCGTGTAGGTGCTGGTGCCGTAGTAGTAGCCGATGTGCCCGCCAACCAAACTGTTTTCGGTAATCCGGCACAAAAAGTATAA
- a CDS encoding acyl-CoA reductase: MTLENRLQAFIKLGQQLQSLSPDQVQELAQQARRYNAWFDEPNVQQALTSIASQLNEAQLRAWLANYPVTTTVQPRKVGVVMAGNIPLVGFHDLLTVLLSGNYLYAKLSSEDTFLPKWLVQQLISIEPDFKDFVLFVDLLKDVDAVIATGSDNTARYFEYYFAKKPHIIRRNRSSVAVLTGFESPEELAKLGNDIFQYYGLGCRNVSKMLVPEGFTVDTLLKSLEPFKWVMHHHKYANNYDYNRSILLVNQTPHFDNGFLLLTENKQLVSPISVVHLEYYQDQKDLKQKLAAQGDKIQCVVSALGWYENSVPFGEAQCPTVNQYADNVDTLAFLLSLDHLPEAS, translated from the coding sequence ATGACTTTAGAAAATCGTTTGCAGGCTTTTATTAAATTAGGCCAGCAACTGCAATCCCTTTCGCCAGACCAGGTACAAGAGCTGGCCCAACAAGCCCGCCGGTACAATGCCTGGTTCGATGAACCCAATGTGCAACAAGCGCTTACAAGTATTGCGTCGCAGTTAAACGAGGCGCAGCTACGCGCCTGGTTAGCCAACTATCCGGTAACTACTACGGTACAACCCCGCAAAGTTGGCGTGGTTATGGCCGGCAATATTCCGTTAGTGGGTTTCCACGATTTGCTCACCGTACTTTTAAGCGGTAATTACCTCTACGCGAAACTCAGCTCCGAAGATACTTTTTTACCAAAATGGCTCGTGCAACAATTAATAAGCATAGAACCCGATTTTAAAGATTTTGTTTTGTTTGTAGATCTTTTAAAAGACGTAGATGCCGTAATTGCCACAGGCAGCGATAATACCGCCCGGTATTTTGAATATTATTTTGCTAAAAAACCGCACATTATTCGCCGGAATCGCAGCAGCGTGGCAGTTTTAACCGGTTTTGAGAGCCCCGAAGAATTAGCCAAGCTGGGCAATGATATTTTTCAGTATTATGGCTTGGGTTGCCGCAACGTATCTAAAATGCTGGTACCGGAAGGTTTTACCGTAGATACTTTATTAAAATCGCTGGAGCCATTTAAATGGGTGATGCACCACCACAAATACGCCAACAATTACGATTATAACCGCTCTATTTTGCTCGTAAACCAAACGCCACACTTTGATAACGGCTTTTTATTACTCACCGAAAACAAGCAACTGGTTTCGCCGATTTCGGTGGTGCACCTGGAGTATTACCAAGACCAGAAAGATTTAAAACAAAAGCTGGCGGCTCAGGGCGATAAAATTCAATGCGTAGTTTCGGCTTTGGGCTGGTACGAAAACAGCGTACCTTTTGGCGAGGCGCAATGCCCTACGGTAAATCAGTACGCCGATAACGTAGATACCTTGGCTTTTCTGCTGAGTCTGGACCACTTGCCGGAAGCTTCTTAA
- a CDS encoding 4Fe-4S dicluster domain-containing protein yields the protein MAIMITDECINCGACEPECPNTAIYEGGVQWTWGGGTSLTEVEIDGGEVVAGNAPQPAISDEYYYIVSDKCTECMGFHEEPQCAAVCPVDCCVDDPDYRESEEDLLAKKDWLHAAG from the coding sequence ATGGCTATAATGATCACCGACGAATGTATTAATTGTGGTGCGTGCGAGCCAGAATGCCCCAACACCGCTATTTACGAAGGCGGTGTGCAATGGACCTGGGGAGGCGGTACTTCTTTAACCGAAGTCGAAATTGACGGCGGCGAAGTAGTGGCCGGCAATGCACCACAACCTGCTATTTCTGACGAATATTACTACATAGTTTCCGATAAATGTACCGAGTGTATGGGCTTTCACGAAGAACCGCAGTGTGCGGCCGTTTGCCCCGTAGATTGCTGCGTTGATGACCCGGACTACCGGGAAAGCGAGGAAGACTTGTTAGCGAAAAAAGACTGGCTGCACGCTGCCGGTTAA
- the trhO gene encoding oxygen-dependent tRNA uridine(34) hydroxylase TrhO — MKDYSVLLYYCYTPIADPEAFREEHHRLCLSLNLRGRIIVAAEGLNGTVSGLREDCEKYMETVKADPRFARIDFKVDASDKHTFAKLHVRHKPEIVHSKLHHIDPNKRTGIHLEPLEFKKMKDQDDVVVLDVRSDYEHSVGRFKNSVTLPIENFRDFPEKIDELKEKYKDKKILTYCTGGIKCEKASAFLLDQGFENVYQLHGGIIKYGFEADGEDFEGKCYVFDNRLTVDVNKVNPTVISTCYVCGTTSDRMVNCANPECNIHVAMCEACGETMHGACSDTCKEHPKVRPYNGTGYYQKELNGYNPLKGLKRAKAN, encoded by the coding sequence ATGAAAGATTATTCTGTATTACTGTATTACTGTTACACTCCTATTGCTGATCCGGAAGCTTTCCGGGAAGAACATCACCGGCTGTGCTTATCTTTAAATTTGCGGGGCCGCATTATTGTAGCCGCCGAAGGCTTGAACGGCACGGTATCGGGTTTGCGGGAAGACTGCGAAAAGTACATGGAAACGGTTAAAGCCGATCCGCGGTTTGCCAGAATTGACTTTAAAGTAGATGCCTCGGATAAGCACACTTTTGCCAAACTGCACGTGCGCCACAAACCAGAAATCGTGCACAGCAAACTGCACCACATCGACCCGAATAAACGCACCGGCATTCACCTGGAACCGCTGGAATTTAAAAAAATGAAAGACCAGGACGATGTAGTGGTACTGGATGTACGCTCGGATTATGAGCATTCGGTAGGTCGATTTAAAAATTCCGTTACCTTACCCATCGAGAACTTCCGCGACTTTCCGGAGAAGATTGATGAGTTAAAAGAAAAATACAAAGACAAAAAAATACTGACCTACTGCACCGGCGGTATTAAATGCGAAAAAGCCAGCGCTTTTTTATTGGACCAAGGTTTCGAGAACGTGTACCAGTTACACGGGGGCATTATTAAATACGGTTTTGAAGCCGATGGCGAAGATTTTGAAGGCAAATGCTACGTATTCGATAACCGCTTAACCGTAGACGTAAACAAAGTAAATCCTACGGTAATTTCTACGTGCTACGTGTGCGGCACAACCAGCGACCGCATGGTAAACTGCGCGAACCCGGAGTGTAACATTCACGTGGCCATGTGCGAAGCCTGCGGCGAAACCATGCACGGCGCTTGCTCTGATACCTGTAAAGAGCACCCCAAAGTACGACCTTACAATGGCACGGGATATTACCAAAAAGAATTAAACGGCTATAACCCGCTCAAAGGTTTAAAGCGCGCCAAAGCCAATTAA
- a CDS encoding GNAT family N-acetyltransferase, giving the protein MRELLPTDEAGMFALDADPEVQTYLGNKPITSWAEAQQTIALIRQQYQDNGIGRWAMLEKATGNFMGWAGLKLITTPINQHVNYYDLGYRLLPAYWHQGFATEAARASLHYGFTTLQLTKIYAMADTRNLASKNILEKVGFTCSETFIYEGTPHYWFKITRK; this is encoded by the coding sequence TTGAGGGAACTTTTACCCACCGATGAAGCTGGAATGTTTGCTTTAGATGCCGACCCGGAAGTACAAACTTATTTAGGCAATAAACCTATTACAAGTTGGGCGGAGGCCCAACAAACTATTGCACTAATCCGGCAGCAATACCAGGATAATGGAATTGGCCGCTGGGCCATGCTCGAAAAAGCTACCGGAAATTTTATGGGTTGGGCGGGCTTAAAGCTGATTACTACGCCCATTAACCAGCACGTGAATTATTATGACTTAGGTTACCGGCTGCTGCCAGCATACTGGCACCAAGGTTTTGCCACCGAAGCAGCCCGCGCCAGCTTGCATTACGGGTTTACTACCCTGCAACTAACCAAAATATACGCCATGGCCGATACCCGGAACCTGGCCTCCAAGAACATTTTAGAAAAAGTAGGTTTTACATGTTCCGAGACTTTTATTTACGAAGGGACACCGCATTATTGGTTTAAAATCACCAGAAAATAA
- a CDS encoding nucleoside phosphorylase, with product MPIAESELILNPDGSVYHLNLLPEHISDTILTVGDPERVPRISKYFDSIEVQIAKREFVTHTGYYKGKRLTVLSTGMGTDNVEIVMNELDALVNIDLVTREINEEHIPLNIIRLGTSGALQESIPIGSLLVSEYAVGLDTLMQFYPLVQTGYENTISSALQENLQLSFQPYCVRGSDILREQLAHDYVAGNTLTCPGFYAPQGRVLRLDLKDSELINNFNRFNVEDFWLTNFEMETAGYYALGRMLGHEVVSLNAIIVNRITKQFDYNADQTIETMIVQTLDRIAAIAKA from the coding sequence ATGCCTATTGCCGAATCAGAATTAATCTTGAACCCGGATGGAAGCGTGTACCATTTAAATTTGCTGCCCGAGCATATATCCGACACTATTTTAACTGTAGGCGACCCGGAGCGGGTGCCGCGCATCAGTAAATATTTTGATTCTATTGAAGTGCAAATTGCCAAACGCGAATTTGTAACCCATACCGGCTACTACAAAGGCAAACGGCTTACGGTATTATCTACGGGCATGGGTACCGATAACGTGGAAATTGTGATGAACGAGTTAGATGCGCTGGTAAATATAGATCTGGTAACCCGCGAAATAAACGAGGAACATATTCCTTTAAATATTATTCGGTTGGGTACCTCGGGCGCTTTGCAGGAATCTATCCCAATAGGTAGTTTGCTGGTAAGCGAGTACGCCGTAGGCCTGGATACGCTCATGCAGTTTTACCCCTTGGTGCAAACCGGTTACGAAAACACGATTAGCAGCGCTTTGCAGGAAAATTTGCAACTCAGCTTTCAGCCGTACTGCGTGCGGGGTTCGGATATTTTGCGGGAGCAATTAGCGCACGATTACGTGGCGGGCAACACCTTAACCTGTCCGGGTTTTTACGCCCCGCAAGGTCGGGTACTGCGCCTGGATTTAAAAGACAGCGAACTGATTAATAACTTTAACCGCTTTAACGTAGAAGATTTCTGGCTTACTAACTTTGAAATGGAAACGGCGGGTTATTACGCTTTAGGTCGCATGCTGGGTCATGAAGTAGTATCGCTCAATGCCATTATCGTAAACCGGATAACCAAGCAGTTTGACTACAACGCCGACCAAACCATTGAAACCATGATTGTGCAAACCCTGGATCGGATAGCCGCTATTGCCAAAGCATAA